A region of Arabidopsis thaliana chromosome 5, partial sequence DNA encodes the following proteins:
- a CDS encoding uncharacterized protein (unknown protein; FUNCTIONS IN: molecular_function unknown; INVOLVED IN: biological_process unknown; LOCATED IN: vacuole; Has 0 Blast hits to 0 proteins in 0 species (source: NCBI BLink).), with amino-acid sequence MVVVPREPSLRSAQVVGTEMLRDPRRSLPSPELSDCHVGTGDEDGGGRVIPKPNPDVALLLWA; translated from the exons ATGGTGGTGGTTCCCCGTGAGCCATCTCTTAGATCTGCTCAGGTCGTTGGTACTGAA ATGCTTCGCGACCCTCGTCGTTCACTGCCCTCACCGGAACTCTCTGACTGCCACGTCGGAACTGGCGATGAAGATGGCGGTGGAAGGGTTATCCCTAAACCTAATCCAGATGTTGCTCTTCTCTTATGGGCTTAG